A genomic stretch from Corynebacterium faecale includes:
- a CDS encoding SWIM zinc finger family protein: protein MNSAPTAITLALSPEMLEEWAGSEVFDRGERLVDAVTITAEGDTQVDGSVQGTSRYQVSFRLRGGEVEAHCSCPHSSRGFFCKHQVAFGLVIIAHGQVPGELSFDDAAFENAPGMLPVDPETPTTTSSALDPVDDFLAGVDREGLLELIRAARVTFPEFEMALQHLAVPEFSEELEEKDVETYIKDLITDACRVGSFVDYYRAGEVAGQLEEVLEEINSLALAGHQKVLVKQSRRFVDRISKILERADDSNGSIGVVLDHAVALHAFICVSGEADPNKVVDWILKVQLQGPGWPDIDIQDFWPILTDRAKAKYRRGLEAARETARQENPHHYSWNMASFHLVQFADADGDVDLAVQVLTEEGNFKQAFYRLVHADRVEEADVLFEAMLKQWTGMPGHRLAAAEIVDKLLVDGRAEEAETFIRRELQEHQSLGNYQLMASVGEHTGQDLRPQARGLVTNVFVLQEVLVQEGETEALWDLIQTRNSLGVQETVIKYFEDNDVDKALELLIDLGTTTAAGPANKGTYKMAANYFARAKKLEPRSPELAQALAEVRVVHYRRTNMLKIFDQSGL from the coding sequence ATGAATTCAGCGCCGACAGCGATCACCCTTGCCCTGAGCCCTGAGATGCTCGAGGAATGGGCTGGATCAGAGGTCTTTGACCGTGGGGAACGGTTAGTGGATGCGGTGACCATCACTGCAGAAGGCGATACCCAGGTTGATGGATCGGTTCAGGGCACCAGCCGGTATCAGGTGAGTTTTCGCCTGAGGGGTGGGGAGGTGGAGGCGCATTGTTCGTGTCCGCATTCTTCGCGTGGTTTCTTCTGCAAGCATCAGGTGGCCTTCGGACTGGTCATCATTGCACATGGCCAGGTTCCGGGGGAGTTGTCTTTTGATGATGCCGCCTTCGAGAACGCACCTGGGATGCTGCCCGTAGATCCGGAAACCCCCACCACCACTAGCAGTGCCTTGGACCCCGTGGATGACTTCCTCGCTGGCGTGGACCGTGAGGGCCTGCTGGAGTTGATCAGGGCGGCGCGGGTAACGTTTCCCGAGTTTGAAATGGCCCTTCAGCATTTGGCTGTTCCTGAATTCAGCGAGGAGCTGGAGGAGAAAGACGTTGAAACCTACATCAAGGACCTGATCACTGATGCTTGCCGGGTGGGGTCCTTCGTTGATTATTACCGAGCGGGGGAGGTTGCCGGTCAGCTGGAGGAAGTGCTGGAAGAAATTAATTCTCTAGCGCTCGCAGGACATCAGAAGGTGCTGGTGAAGCAGTCCAGGAGGTTTGTGGACCGGATCTCCAAAATCCTGGAACGGGCTGATGATTCTAACGGCTCCATCGGTGTGGTGCTTGATCACGCCGTCGCCCTCCATGCGTTCATCTGCGTGAGCGGGGAGGCAGATCCCAATAAAGTGGTGGACTGGATCCTCAAGGTTCAGCTGCAGGGACCTGGCTGGCCAGACATTGATATTCAGGACTTCTGGCCGATCTTAACCGATCGTGCCAAGGCGAAATACCGCCGTGGGTTGGAAGCCGCCCGAGAGACCGCCAGGCAAGAAAATCCCCATCACTATTCCTGGAATATGGCCTCATTCCACCTGGTTCAGTTCGCTGATGCTGATGGGGATGTTGATCTGGCGGTTCAAGTTCTGACTGAGGAGGGCAATTTCAAACAAGCCTTTTATCGCCTGGTCCACGCTGATCGTGTGGAAGAAGCCGATGTCCTCTTCGAGGCAATGCTTAAGCAGTGGACTGGTATGCCAGGTCACCGCCTGGCTGCTGCGGAGATTGTGGACAAACTACTTGTGGACGGTCGGGCGGAGGAAGCAGAGACCTTCATCCGGCGGGAACTGCAGGAACACCAGTCCCTCGGCAACTATCAGCTGATGGCCAGCGTGGGGGAGCACACCGGTCAGGATCTCCGACCACAGGCACGGGGCTTGGTCACCAATGTATTCGTCCTACAGGAGGTGCTTGTCCAGGAAGGCGAGACAGAGGCCTTGTGGGATCTGATTCAGACCAGAAACTCCCTGGGGGTTCAAGAGACGGTGATTAAGTACTTCGAGGACAATGATGTGGACAAGGCCCTGGAACTGCTCATTGATCTGGGCACCACCACCGCTGCTGGCCCTGCGAATAAAGGCACCTACAAGATGGCAGCCAACTACTTTGCCAGGGCCAAAAAACTTGAACCCAGATCACCTGAACTTGCGCAGGCCCTGGCAGAAGTCCGGGTAGTTCATTACCGTCGCACGAATATGCTGAAGATCTTTGACCAGTCCGGACTGTGA
- the ggt gene encoding gamma-glutamyltransferase, with translation MPAEPCELSDANGTGEETDGTHSGEDISVAPEISTGYRSGMKPVTTSDYAVSTANPHASRAACEVLREGGTAADALVTAQFVLGLTEPQSSGIGGGGYILYYDAETGNVTAIDGRETAPVAADENYLIQVSAEDDSAPVPDARRSGRSIGVPGIVAALGLLHDTQGTTDWAALLDEAQTLANDGFEISPRMSASIANSAEDLSKDPEAAAYFLDEDGDAKVAGTWLQNPDYAETLRLIAEGGPDAFYTGEIASDVVERATRDVEGFTPSLMTTADLAAYSPVVHDALCAPYRDRMVCGMPPSSSGGVTVLETLGILNNFDLAQYAPSEVGLDGGLPDVEAIHLIAEAERLAYADRNAYIGDPAFVDVPGGGVPELVSPDYARQRAELIDATTSMGTAEPGLTAAAVGAPAPESGTSHISIMDSYGNAASLTTSIEAAFGSFHFTRGFLLNNQLTDFSPEPEDENGEPIANRVESAKRPRSSMSPMLVFSAGGNGEIGELEMVLGSPGGALIIQYVVKTLVNIIDWGMDPQQAVSAPNFGAMNQPATGIGIEHPLMAENESELVEALEELGHEVNPTEQSSGLSALVHGTGQAIVGGADPRREGIVLGG, from the coding sequence ATGCCCGCAGAACCTTGTGAGCTCTCAGACGCGAACGGAACGGGAGAGGAGACGGACGGCACCCACTCAGGCGAAGACATCTCCGTTGCACCGGAGATTTCCACCGGTTACCGCTCCGGCATGAAACCGGTGACCACCAGTGATTATGCGGTGTCCACCGCGAACCCCCATGCGTCCCGAGCGGCGTGTGAAGTCCTCCGCGAAGGCGGCACCGCGGCTGATGCCCTGGTCACCGCCCAGTTCGTACTCGGATTGACCGAACCACAGTCCTCCGGCATCGGAGGCGGTGGCTATATTCTCTACTACGATGCGGAAACCGGGAACGTCACCGCTATTGATGGCCGCGAAACAGCCCCTGTCGCCGCCGATGAGAACTACCTGATCCAGGTATCAGCCGAGGATGACTCCGCGCCCGTCCCCGATGCCCGCCGCTCCGGACGCTCCATCGGTGTTCCCGGAATCGTGGCAGCGCTGGGGCTACTCCATGACACCCAGGGCACCACCGACTGGGCAGCGCTGTTGGATGAGGCCCAGACGCTGGCCAATGATGGCTTTGAGATCAGCCCACGCATGTCCGCATCCATCGCCAACTCCGCGGAGGACCTCTCAAAGGATCCGGAGGCCGCCGCCTATTTCCTTGACGAAGATGGTGATGCGAAAGTCGCCGGCACCTGGTTGCAGAACCCCGACTACGCGGAAACACTCCGTCTCATCGCGGAGGGTGGACCCGATGCGTTCTACACCGGGGAGATTGCCTCCGATGTGGTGGAGCGCGCCACCCGCGACGTGGAAGGTTTCACCCCGTCGCTCATGACCACCGCTGACCTGGCCGCCTACTCCCCCGTGGTGCACGACGCGCTCTGCGCCCCCTACCGCGACCGCATGGTCTGCGGCATGCCACCGTCTTCCTCCGGAGGTGTGACCGTCCTGGAGACCCTGGGCATCCTCAATAATTTTGACCTCGCACAGTACGCGCCCTCCGAGGTCGGACTCGACGGTGGCCTGCCCGATGTTGAGGCCATCCACCTCATCGCCGAAGCTGAGCGCCTGGCATACGCCGACCGCAACGCCTATATCGGCGATCCGGCCTTCGTGGATGTCCCCGGCGGTGGTGTGCCCGAGCTGGTCAGCCCTGACTACGCACGCCAGCGCGCGGAGCTTATCGACGCCACCACCTCCATGGGCACCGCCGAGCCGGGACTAACCGCCGCGGCGGTCGGAGCACCGGCACCTGAAAGTGGAACCAGCCATATCTCCATCATGGATTCCTATGGCAATGCCGCCTCCCTGACCACCAGCATCGAAGCCGCTTTCGGATCCTTCCACTTCACCCGGGGCTTCCTGCTCAACAACCAGCTGACCGATTTCTCCCCCGAACCGGAGGATGAGAACGGTGAGCCCATTGCCAACCGTGTCGAATCAGCCAAACGTCCCCGCTCCTCCATGTCCCCCATGCTGGTTTTCAGCGCCGGCGGGAATGGTGAGATAGGCGAACTGGAGATGGTCCTCGGTTCCCCCGGCGGCGCACTCATCATCCAGTACGTGGTGAAAACCCTGGTCAACATCATCGACTGGGGCATGGACCCCCAACAGGCTGTCTCCGCCCCCAACTTCGGTGCCATGAATCAACCTGCCACCGGCATCGGCATCGAGCACCCACTCATGGCAGAAAACGAATCAGAGTTGGTGGAGGCCCTTGAGGAACTCGGCCACGAAGTCAACCCGACCGAGCAATCCAGTGGACTATCCGCCCTGGTTCACGGAACCGGACAGGCGATCGTGGGAGGAGCTGATCCCCGACGAGAGGGCATAGTTCTCGGCGGATAA
- a CDS encoding IS982 family transposase yields the protein MENNIDTLATALYTTCDDYLNAHPELLPPRPKIGIQPRITDAEIITLAVMESLQGYTSQRHFIRHARKLFTSTFPYIPQQSGYNKRLRKLTTVIQHVMTHLATSTGLLDDDVWVVDSTPVECGRSRETVKRSDLAGYAEYGYCASHSRFFWGCRLHLISTLHGLPVGYALTGAKADERATLLAILQTVPVIMPTGQVIMADKGYNGAWLEDELTTGGVELLRPARKGEKPRPGKQFLKPLRQTIESVFNTMKSQLHLEQHGSRTPGGLVCQVVKRLLALTAAIWHNHATGQPALRSLIAYDH from the coding sequence GTGGAAAACAACATAGACACTCTCGCAACAGCACTCTATACCACCTGCGATGACTACCTCAACGCCCATCCCGAACTCCTCCCGCCACGCCCGAAGATCGGGATCCAACCACGGATCACCGATGCTGAAATCATCACCCTGGCCGTGATGGAATCCCTTCAGGGATACACCTCCCAACGCCACTTCATCCGCCACGCCAGAAAACTCTTCACCAGCACATTTCCCTACATCCCCCAACAATCCGGTTACAACAAACGACTCCGGAAACTCACCACCGTGATACAGCACGTGATGACACACCTGGCCACCTCGACTGGCCTGCTCGATGATGATGTCTGGGTCGTGGACTCCACTCCGGTTGAATGCGGCCGGTCCCGGGAAACCGTGAAACGATCCGACCTGGCCGGCTACGCCGAGTACGGTTACTGTGCCTCGCATTCCCGGTTTTTCTGGGGATGCCGACTCCACCTGATTAGTACTTTGCATGGGCTGCCGGTTGGCTACGCACTCACTGGTGCCAAAGCCGATGAACGCGCCACACTGCTGGCGATACTGCAGACAGTTCCGGTGATTATGCCGACCGGGCAGGTCATCATGGCGGATAAGGGCTATAACGGTGCCTGGCTGGAAGACGAGCTGACAACTGGTGGTGTCGAGTTGCTTCGCCCGGCCAGGAAAGGGGAAAAACCCAGGCCAGGAAAACAATTCCTGAAACCATTGCGGCAGACTATCGAGTCGGTGTTCAACACGATGAAAAGCCAGCTCCATCTTGAACAACACGGCAGCCGCACTCCCGGTGGGTTGGTCTGCCAGGTCGTTAAACGCCTGCTGGCATTAACCGCAGCGATCTGGCATAACCACGCCACCGGCCAACCTGCCCTGCGATCACTGATCGCCTATGACCACTAA
- a CDS encoding sensor histidine kinase — protein MTDTISARLDNLITPLHRWRGLGGVGKYALYTRVSLQLIPVSVALGYLVAVINAVPTMDIAPWRMVVGSGYILLLLAFAIGVFELHPDLNTRERRPVGPVFRLGLIFTLLGFAGSLALQHPAFQPVERQAAAIVSVLSLFVLCFVYVPWLRYRWIIIIGLTATAGFLMGATIPDSYWWWIMPPLMTVTVRMSIWTVNVMKEVERSRELEASLRVTEERLRFAQELHDTLGQHLAAMSLKSELALALAKRGDDRLEGELRDLQKLTRVSMSQMREVVQGYRSINLATEVEGAKSLLNDARITLRIHGAVDQVPAPQRELAAWLVREATTNVLRHSDATHVDLDLSASEVRMTNDGVTTAMGRLSGLDALRQRAQAAGVSLRVACEGGQFTVRLIPEGDAV, from the coding sequence ATGACTGACACCATTTCGGCCAGACTGGACAACCTCATTACCCCGCTGCACCGGTGGCGGGGTCTTGGTGGTGTGGGGAAGTACGCCCTGTACACCAGGGTGTCCCTGCAGCTCATCCCCGTGTCGGTGGCGCTGGGTTATCTGGTGGCTGTGATCAATGCTGTGCCAACAATGGACATTGCACCATGGCGGATGGTGGTGGGTAGTGGCTATATCCTGCTTCTCCTCGCCTTCGCCATCGGGGTTTTTGAACTCCACCCGGATCTGAACACCCGTGAACGCCGCCCGGTGGGTCCAGTTTTCCGCCTGGGGTTAATTTTCACCCTGCTGGGATTTGCGGGTTCCCTGGCACTTCAACATCCCGCATTCCAACCGGTTGAGCGGCAGGCTGCGGCCATCGTCTCAGTCCTGTCCCTGTTTGTCTTGTGCTTTGTATATGTTCCATGGTTGAGATACCGCTGGATCATCATCATCGGATTGACCGCAACGGCGGGGTTCCTCATGGGGGCGACCATCCCGGACTCCTACTGGTGGTGGATCATGCCACCTCTGATGACCGTGACCGTGCGCATGTCCATCTGGACCGTCAATGTGATGAAAGAGGTGGAACGTTCCCGTGAACTCGAGGCCTCCCTGCGGGTCACAGAGGAACGTCTGCGTTTCGCACAGGAACTCCACGACACCCTGGGACAACACCTGGCCGCGATGTCCCTGAAATCCGAACTGGCCCTCGCACTGGCCAAACGCGGTGATGACCGCCTCGAGGGTGAACTCCGTGACCTGCAGAAACTCACCCGCGTGTCCATGTCCCAGATGCGTGAGGTGGTGCAGGGTTACCGCTCCATCAACCTGGCCACCGAGGTGGAAGGCGCAAAAAGCCTGCTTAACGACGCCCGCATCACCCTCCGCATACACGGCGCGGTTGATCAGGTTCCAGCGCCCCAACGTGAACTGGCAGCATGGCTGGTGCGCGAGGCGACCACCAATGTGCTGCGACACTCTGACGCAACCCATGTTGATCTTGATCTGTCCGCATCCGAGGTGCGTATGACCAATGACGGGGTGACCACCGCTATGGGAAGGCTCTCCGGACTGGATGCCCTGAGACAACGAGCGCAGGCCGCCGGTGTATCGCTCCGGGTCGCCTGCGAGGGGGGCCAGTTCACCGTCCGATTAATCCCAGAAGGAGACGCTGTCTGA
- a CDS encoding YihY/virulence factor BrkB family protein → MVQPSEYLNATLIAADTDTSGREINVDKLRPLSSAGWRLAIKRVAWEFYTERLWDLGALLTYFSVLSLAPALLVSYSLITLILASGPLEVLDRTRSVIDQYIAEEQRDIVLSVVDAVAGSASAGRVGLIVGIVVALWTSSAYVRAFSRCANTVYGRAEGRFLLKHWLMMVLMNLSLLLGAVLILVSLVINETIVMRLVGPLAEPLRLTDVLTYLTDTFIPVWNWVKWPVILVVLMVLVAMLYHIAPNVKPSRFKWLSAGSIFAILGILFAGWCLSIYFDRFASFNTYGAVGSVMALFVGMWILNIVLIVGLKIDAEVSRARQLQAGLPAEENNLVPPRSITAALRNKQNYEKTVEQARQFRLKHVAENLAEDNEPEESDESARQGAHRVVWASEE, encoded by the coding sequence GTGGTACAGCCCAGCGAATATCTGAACGCAACACTGATAGCAGCGGACACCGACACCTCGGGCCGCGAAATCAATGTGGATAAACTCCGCCCGCTTTCCTCCGCGGGGTGGCGCCTGGCGATCAAACGCGTGGCGTGGGAGTTCTACACCGAGCGTCTCTGGGATCTGGGTGCACTGCTGACCTATTTCTCTGTGCTGTCGTTGGCTCCCGCCCTGTTGGTGTCCTATTCGCTGATCACCCTGATTCTGGCCAGTGGGCCCCTGGAGGTGTTGGACCGGACACGGAGTGTGATTGACCAGTATATTGCGGAGGAGCAACGCGATATCGTCCTCAGCGTGGTGGATGCCGTCGCGGGATCAGCATCCGCCGGCAGGGTCGGTCTGATCGTGGGCATCGTGGTGGCATTGTGGACCTCATCCGCGTACGTTCGGGCCTTCTCCCGGTGTGCCAACACGGTCTACGGACGCGCCGAGGGCAGATTCCTGCTGAAGCACTGGTTGATGATGGTCCTGATGAACCTGTCCCTGCTCTTAGGTGCCGTGCTCATCCTGGTGTCCCTGGTGATCAATGAAACCATCGTCATGCGTCTGGTGGGCCCCCTCGCCGAACCACTCCGGCTGACAGACGTGTTGACCTACCTCACCGACACCTTCATCCCGGTGTGGAACTGGGTGAAATGGCCCGTGATTTTGGTGGTGCTCATGGTGCTGGTGGCCATGTTGTACCACATTGCTCCCAACGTGAAACCCAGCCGTTTCAAATGGCTCAGTGCCGGATCCATCTTCGCCATCCTGGGGATCCTGTTCGCCGGTTGGTGCCTGAGTATCTACTTTGATCGTTTCGCTTCCTTCAACACCTACGGTGCCGTCGGGTCAGTCATGGCGTTGTTCGTGGGCATGTGGATCTTGAACATCGTGCTCATCGTCGGGCTCAAAATCGATGCCGAGGTCAGTCGCGCCCGCCAACTGCAGGCAGGACTCCCCGCGGAGGAGAACAACCTGGTGCCGCCGAGATCCATCACCGCAGCTCTTCGAAACAAGCAGAATTATGAAAAAACCGTGGAGCAGGCCCGCCAGTTCCGTCTCAAACATGTAGCCGAGAATCTGGCAGAGGACAATGAGCCAGAGGAATCTGATGAATCTGCCCGTCAAGGGGCTCATCGGGTGGTGTGGGCCAGCGAAGAGTAA
- a CDS encoding response regulator transcription factor, whose product MITIAIADDEALVASSLATLLGLEEDLQVAAVCGSGEDMLAWWRKRLTQGEMRADVCVLDLQLGGIDGIDTAIQLRELTPDLPVLIVTSHARPRQLKRALANGILGFLPKTSTAEDFAGAIRNVYTGRRYIDPELAALTISAGESPLTEREEEVLELAGRGWSVEEIAAAVYLAPGTTRNYLSQAMGKVGAQNRFEAFTRARELGWL is encoded by the coding sequence ATGATCACCATCGCCATTGCTGATGATGAGGCCCTGGTGGCCAGTTCGCTTGCCACCCTGCTGGGCCTGGAGGAGGATCTTCAGGTGGCAGCGGTGTGCGGTTCCGGTGAGGACATGCTGGCCTGGTGGCGAAAGAGACTCACCCAGGGTGAGATGCGTGCTGATGTGTGCGTGCTCGATCTCCAACTCGGTGGTATCGATGGCATTGACACCGCCATTCAACTGCGTGAGCTGACACCGGATCTCCCGGTCCTGATCGTCACCAGCCATGCGCGGCCCCGCCAACTCAAGCGTGCGCTCGCCAATGGCATTCTGGGTTTCCTGCCCAAGACCTCCACTGCAGAAGACTTCGCCGGGGCTATCCGGAATGTTTATACAGGTCGCCGGTATATCGATCCGGAGTTGGCTGCGCTGACCATCAGTGCTGGCGAATCCCCGCTCACCGAACGCGAGGAGGAAGTACTGGAGCTGGCCGGTAGAGGATGGAGCGTGGAAGAGATCGCGGCTGCGGTTTATCTGGCACCGGGCACCACCCGGAACTACCTGTCACAGGCCATGGGCAAGGTCGGTGCCCAGAACCGTTTCGAAGCCTTCACCCGCGCCCGTGAGCTGGGATGGCTATAG